From Anopheles arabiensis isolate DONGOLA chromosome 3, AaraD3, whole genome shotgun sequence, a single genomic window includes:
- the LOC120903490 gene encoding medium-chain acyl-CoA ligase ACSF2, mitochondrial, producing the protein MASLRLLAHYQYQRAAWYSRVLQSIRTQSTDATGVAHEKAQSYVHHIGSKPLVYRNVGQHLRLAAERFPNNEAIVSCHEAGARLTYAAVLDKVDRLAAAFHQLGLRQGDRVGIWAPNGTLFYLTNLAAARAGMITVGINPAYQVPELEYALQKVGVKALVAAEGYRQQNYYGMISHIAPELASSKPGELKSKALPELSAVIIESQKSLPGAIKFSELFELPSEQAISKIEMLQSKIMPDSGVNLQFTSGTTGHPKAALMSHFGFVNNGLHIGNRNEMDQKMHRLCVQVPLFHAFGMVIAIMAALSYGSTLVLPTAGFKAADSLAAIVRERCSIILGTPTMYVDLVRRIVESGAKLDTPEIAVTGGATCSPKLFADIKHTLGVRKVKTVFGLTETTAVIFQSLFEESPEDVQQTVGHVTDHYEAKVIDRDGHIVPFGTAGELCVRGYSTMLGYWGDEKKTKETIDADRWLRTGDQFMLREDGYGKIVGRLKEVVIRGGENIYPKEVEDYLNTYPKILEVHCIGVPDERTGEELCAFVRLKDPEETIDREEIKRYCEGKLAYYKVPKYVRVLNDLPKTTSGKVQKFKLGQLFAAER; encoded by the exons ATGGCATCATTACGTTTGCTTGCCCATTACCAATACCAGCGTGCGGCTTGGTACAGCAG AGTCCTACAATCAATCCGCACCCAATCAACGGACGCCACTGGAGTAGCGCACGAGAAAGCCCAAAGCTACGTGCATCATATCGGCAGCAAACCGCTGGTCTATCGCAATGTCGGCCAACATCTACGCCTGGCCGCGGAACGGTTCCCCAACAATGAAGCGATCGTGTCCTGCCATGAAGCCGGCGCCAGGCTCACGTACGCTGCCGTCCTAGACAAG GTAGATCGGCTGGCCGCCGCCTTCCATCAGCTCGGTCTGCGGCAGGGCGATCGCGTCGGTATCTGGGCGCCGAATGGGACACTCTTCTACCTCACCAATCTGGCGGCGGCGCGTGCCGGCATGATCACG GTTGGCATCAACCCAGCCTACCAAGTGCCGGAGCTGGAGTACGCACTTCAAAAGGTCGGTGTGAAGGCGCTCGTTGCTGCGGAAGGCTACCGGCAGCAGAACTACTACGGCATGATCTCCCACATTGCACCGGAACTGGCCTCCTCCAAGCCGGGAGAGCTAAAGAGCAAAGCACTGCCCGAACTGTCTGCCGTTATCATTGAGAGTCAGAAGAGTTTACC TGGTGCCATTAAATTCAGCGAACTATTTGAACTACCCTCGGAGCAGGCCATCAGCAAGATTGAGATGCTACAGTCCAAGATCATGCCGGACAGTGGCGTCAATCTGCAGTTCACGTCCGGCACAACGGGCCACCCGAAGGCGGCCCTCATGTCCCACTTTGGGTTCGTCAACAATGGCCTACACATTGGCAACAGGAACGAGATGGATCAGAAGATGCATCGCCTCTGTGTACAAGTTCCCCTCTTCCATGCGTTCGGAATGGTCATCGCAATTATGGCGGCCCTTTCATACGGCTCGACCCTCGTACTGCCAACTGCCGGGTTTAAGGCGGCCGATTCCTTGGCTGCCATTGTACGGGAAAG ATGCTCCATCATTCTTGGTACACCGACCATGTACGTGGACCTGGTGCGGCGGATCGTCGAGAGTGGAGCCAAGCTCGACACGCCCGAAATTGCCGTCACCGGTGGGGCCACCTGCTCGCCCAAGCTGTTTGCTGACATCAAGCACACGCTGGGCGTGCGGAAGGTAAAGACCGTGTTCGGCTTGACGGAAACGACGGCCGTCATCTTCCAATCCCTGTTTGAGGAAAGCCCCGAGGATGTGCAGCAAACGGTCGGCCACGTGACGGACCATTACGAGGCGAAGGTGATCGATCGGGACGGGCATATCGTACCGTTCGGGACGGCCGGTGAGCTGTGCGTGAGGGGCTACAGTACGATGCTTGGCTATTGGGGTGACGAGAAAAAGACGAAGGAAACGATCGACGCGGATCGGTGGTTGCGCACGGGCGATCAGTTTATGCTGCGCGAGGATGGTTACGGGAAGATTGTGGGCCGGCTAAAGGAGGTCGTTATACGCGGTGGTGAAAACATCTACCCGAAGGAGGTGGAAGACTATCTGAACACCTATCCGAAGATACTGGAGGTGCACTGTATCGGTGTGCCGGACGAGCGTACGGGCGAGGAGCTGTGTGCGTTCGTGCGGCTGAAGGATCCGGAGGAGACGATCGATCGGGAGGAGATTAAGCGGTACTGCGAGGGCAAGCTGGCGTACTACAAGGTGCCCAAGTACGTGCGGGTGCTGAACGATCTGCCCAAGACGACGTCCGGGAAGGTGCAAAAGTTTAAGCTGGGGCAACTGTTCGCCGCGGAACGGTAA
- the LOC120903491 gene encoding CLIP domain-containing serine protease B15-like, with amino-acid sequence MATVRGVLFAALLTVVHSVLGQGCGERKVDYAKLILGGEDAISGQWPWHAAIFHRIERSFMYQCGGAIINQNTILTAAHCVQLNQGVITVDRLSVQVGRTYLYAAESHTQEHQAERIIVHEEYSAAQVRNDIALIKLATDIRFTEYVQPVCLWDRARTDIGQLIGRVGTVVGFGITEIGEVADRLRVAYMPIVDTQTCLESNRNLFGRVLTRNVFCAGFRNGTTVCGGDSGGGMYFEIENRWYIRGIVSFSGQNCQSADFAGFSDVATYLDWINRYTSGTQSNPYSAAVINKQQLLALDVCGANSYPGTPEDGKPVFQGYPWLGVIEYVQSATGQRRVLCQATLITRRYVLTAAQCVSLSSNANQILGVRLGEYDTVTNPDCAFVQGRQECQPPVQAVGIEEIIVHPGFNNPAFANDLALIRLQQEANINQDNIKPICLPFSTALKSHKPSYYIRTGWLARSTSTTLYRSFPSSIESVGCQDAYNDQDVPLEKTYGQICIRRDNPSAGVCTFNMAATPLQSVQVVGPSERYVLYGLLSFGPKQCLETYPDVYTAVAPYVDWIVSSLRP; translated from the exons ATGGCGACTGTTCGTGGCGTGCTGTTTGCTGCGTTGTTGACAGTAGTGCATTCCGTGCTGGGCCAGGGGTGCGGCGAGCGCAAGGTCGACTACGCGAAGCTAATTCTCGGTGGTGAGGATGCCATTTCCGGCCAGTGGCCATGGCACGCGGCCATCTTCCATCGGATCGAACGCTCGTTCATGTATCAGTGCGGTGGTGCCATCATCAATCAGAACACAATCTTAACAG CTGCTCACTGTGTGCAGCTGAATCAGGGCGTCATTACGGTGGACCGGCTGTCGGTGCAGGTTGGCCGGACGTACCTGTACGCGGCGGAAAGCCACACCCAGGAGCATCAGGCCGAGCGGATCATCGTGCACGAGGAGTACAGTGCGGCGCAGGTGCGGAACGACATTGCGCTGATCAAGCTGGCGACGGACATTCGGTTTACGGAGTACGTGCAGCCGGTGTGCCTGTGGGACCGGGCCCGGACGGACATTGGGCAGCTGATCGGGCGCGTCGGTACGGTGGTTGGGTTTGGCATTACGGAGATCGGCGAGGTGGCGGATCGGTTGCGCGTGGCGTACATGCCGATCGTCGATACGCAAACGTGCCTGGAGAGCAATCGGAATCTGTTCGGGCGTGTGCTGACGCGGAACGTGTTCTGTGCCGGGTTTCGCAATG GAACGACGGTCTGCGGTGGTGACAGTGGCGGTGGCATGTACTTTGAGATCGAGAATCGCTGGTACATCCGGGGGATTGTTTCGTTTAGTGGGCAAAACTGTCAGTCGGCCGACTTTGCCGGGTTTAGCGATGTGGCCACGTACCTCGATTGGATCAATCGGTACACGAGCGGCACGCAGAGTAATCCGTACTCGGCGGCGGTCATcaacaagcagcagctgctggcgCTCGATGTGTGCGGTGCGAACAGCTACCCGGGCACGCCGGAAGATGGGAAACCAGTTTTTCAAGGCTACCCGTGGCTGGGTGTGATCGAGTACGTGCAGAGCGCTACCGGGCAGCGGCGGGTGCTGTGCCAGGCGACGCTCATCACGCGCCGTTACGTGCTGACGGCGGCACAGTGTGTGTCGCTCTCGTCGAATGCGAATCAAAT TCTTGGCGTACGTTTGGGAGAGTATGATACGGTAACGAATCCGGACTGTGCGTTCGTCCAGGGCAGGCAAGAGTGTCAGCCACCGGTGCAAGCGGTCGGGATTGAAGAGATAATCGTCCATCCCGGCTTCAACAATCCAGCCTTTGCGAACGATCTGGCACTGATCCGGCTGCAGCAGGAAGCGAACATTAATCAAG ACAACATCAAACCGATCTGTCTACCGTTTTCGACCGCCCTGAAATCACACAAACCCTCCTACTACATCCGCACCGGGTGGCTGGCCCgtagcaccagcaccaccctGTACCGGAGCTTCCCGAGCTCGATCGAATCGGTCGGCTGCCAGGACGCGTACAACGACCAGGACGTGCCGCTGGAGAAAACGTACGGCCAGATCTGCATCCGCCGGGACAATCCATCGGCCGGCGTTTGCACGTTCAACATGGCCGCCACACCGCTTCAGTCGGTACAGGTCGTGGGCCCGAGCGAGCGGTACGTCCTGTACGGATTGCTCTCCTTCGGCCCGAAACAGTGTCTTGAAACGTACCCGGACGTGTACACGGCGGTGGCACCGTACGTCGATTGGATTGTCTCGAGCCTGAGACCGTAA